In the genome of Deinococcus deserti VCD115, one region contains:
- a CDS encoding [LysW]-lysine hydrolase, which produces MLGPEARAARDLIVEAVRIRSLSGEEQQVATFLTGWMSSHGFKARIDEAGNAVGERGDGPLTVALLGHMDTVPGDLPVFVDEAGVLHGRGSVDAKGPLCAFMSAVAALPEEALRSARFVVIGATEEEAPSSRGARHIRTVLQPDLVLIGEPSSWTGLTLGYKGRLVARVTVIKDNFHTAGEGTSAADDLAEAWFRVRAWAASRIDASGVFDAVQATIQGLDASTDGVQQHARATLGFRLPPALSPAEAETEILSLLGDLPGLSVVFTGHEIAVRYPKDNVLTRAMRVAIRSQGGTPVFKVKTGTSDMNVVAEHWPVPTLAYGPGDSGLDHTPEERLDLQEYGRSVAVLTDALTRLALSAPGN; this is translated from the coding sequence ATGCTGGGTCCCGAAGCCCGGGCGGCGCGGGACCTGATTGTCGAAGCAGTGCGGATTCGTTCGCTGTCTGGTGAAGAGCAGCAGGTGGCCACCTTCCTGACCGGCTGGATGTCCAGCCATGGATTCAAGGCCCGCATCGATGAGGCTGGTAATGCGGTTGGTGAGCGTGGCGATGGGCCTCTGACGGTGGCGCTGCTGGGGCACATGGACACCGTCCCTGGAGACCTGCCGGTGTTTGTCGATGAGGCCGGAGTGCTGCATGGACGCGGCAGTGTGGACGCCAAGGGCCCACTGTGTGCCTTTATGTCGGCCGTGGCGGCGCTGCCGGAAGAAGCTCTGCGCTCGGCACGCTTCGTGGTCATCGGGGCCACCGAGGAGGAAGCGCCCAGCAGCCGCGGCGCCCGGCACATCCGCACCGTGCTGCAGCCGGATCTGGTGCTGATTGGAGAACCCAGCAGCTGGACCGGGCTGACCCTGGGGTACAAGGGACGGCTGGTTGCGCGGGTCACGGTCATCAAGGACAACTTTCACACGGCCGGCGAAGGCACCAGCGCTGCTGATGACCTGGCTGAGGCCTGGTTCCGGGTGCGCGCGTGGGCAGCCAGCCGGATTGACGCCAGTGGAGTCTTCGACGCTGTTCAGGCAACCATCCAGGGTCTGGACGCTTCGACCGACGGGGTCCAGCAGCATGCCCGGGCCACCCTGGGCTTCCGTCTGCCGCCGGCCCTATCACCGGCCGAGGCCGAGACCGAAATTCTGAGCCTGCTGGGTGACCTGCCTGGGCTGAGCGTGGTATTTACCGGCCACGAGATTGCCGTGCGCTATCCCAAGGACAATGTGCTGACCCGCGCCATGCGTGTGGCCATTCGCAGTCAGGGCGGCACACCGGTCTTCAAGGTCAAGACCGGAACCAGTGACATGAACGTAGTGGCTGAGCACTGGCCGGTCCCGACCCTGGCGTATGGCCCAGGGGACAGCGGCCTGGACCACACCCCGGAGGAGCGGCTTGACCTGCAGGAGTACGGCCGCTCGGTGGCGGTACTGACCGACGCGCTGACCCGGCTTGCCCTGAGTGCCCCAGGGAACTGA
- a CDS encoding SLC13 family permease codes for MDPVTILLLLFVVALVLFATELLPIDVTALGLLSSLLLLGLIEPKAAFAGFGSETVLTLASLFILTRVLLRAGVIEWVGTAIAMRSKNPTATLRTMLSAVAGVSAFTSNTATTAVFLPVVAGVSRRAGIATSRALMPLAFSSILGGTITVIGTSTNLVVSGALPAIGERSLGFFELAWVGLPVALVGLLYLFFVAPRLLPARDAHLEESLREYLADLTVAPGSALSGQTLRESGLGRDHGLTVVAVRRGDETVYAPRPDFEVQEGDTLAVEGATERILAGKNTLGIVSRSEEKLQALTGESGEVRLVEAVVMPGSPLLGRTLRESRFRERYGLSVLALHRRDKNFERLGRLRIRVGDVMLIQGQAERVNALGDHLVVLGDLTERQSNSRRAPAAMLLFGSAVLLGGLGVVPLSVAVVVAVALSLMLRLISPEEAYGAVEWPIIVLVACMLAFGSAFEATGAAKVLTGAMSGILEPLGPYGLLAALFAVTVALTQPMSNQAAALVMLPLAIGTAKTLGYDPRPFIIGITVAASNSFITPLEPSCMLVYGPGRYTFMDFVKVGSGLTVVTFVVAMLVIPRVWPF; via the coding sequence ATGGATCCAGTAACCATTCTGCTGCTTTTGTTTGTTGTGGCTCTGGTCCTGTTTGCCACCGAATTGCTGCCGATTGACGTCACGGCGCTGGGCCTGCTTTCGTCACTGCTGCTGCTTGGTCTGATCGAGCCCAAGGCAGCTTTTGCTGGGTTCGGCAGTGAAACGGTCCTGACCCTGGCCTCGCTGTTCATTCTGACGCGGGTGCTGCTACGCGCAGGCGTAATCGAGTGGGTCGGAACAGCGATTGCCATGCGCTCCAAAAATCCGACCGCCACCCTGAGGACCATGCTGAGTGCGGTTGCAGGTGTCAGCGCCTTTACCAGCAACACAGCCACGACCGCTGTCTTTCTGCCGGTGGTGGCAGGTGTTTCACGGCGGGCGGGCATTGCCACCAGCCGGGCGTTGATGCCCCTGGCCTTTTCCAGCATCCTGGGCGGCACCATCACGGTGATCGGAACCAGCACGAACCTGGTGGTATCGGGCGCCCTGCCGGCCATCGGGGAGAGGTCCCTGGGCTTTTTTGAACTGGCCTGGGTCGGCCTGCCTGTTGCCCTGGTGGGCCTGCTCTATCTGTTTTTTGTGGCTCCGCGCCTGCTTCCCGCGCGCGACGCCCACCTTGAGGAGTCGCTGCGGGAATATCTCGCAGATCTGACCGTGGCGCCCGGCAGTGCGCTGTCTGGCCAGACCCTGCGTGAGTCGGGGCTGGGACGCGATCACGGTCTCACAGTAGTCGCCGTGCGCCGCGGCGACGAGACCGTGTATGCCCCCCGCCCCGACTTTGAAGTTCAGGAAGGAGATACCCTCGCCGTCGAGGGCGCGACCGAGCGCATTCTGGCCGGCAAAAACACCCTGGGGATTGTCAGCCGCAGTGAAGAAAAGCTGCAGGCCCTGACGGGTGAGAGTGGCGAGGTTCGTCTGGTCGAGGCCGTGGTCATGCCCGGTTCACCTCTGCTGGGGCGCACGCTGCGCGAGTCGCGCTTTCGCGAACGCTACGGCCTGTCCGTGCTGGCCCTGCACCGGCGTGACAAGAATTTCGAGCGGCTGGGCCGCCTGCGCATCCGGGTCGGCGACGTGATGCTGATTCAGGGGCAGGCCGAGCGGGTCAATGCCCTGGGTGACCATCTGGTTGTCCTGGGCGATCTGACAGAGCGCCAGAGTAATTCCAGGCGCGCTCCTGCCGCCATGCTGCTCTTTGGATCCGCAGTGCTGCTGGGTGGTCTGGGTGTGGTCCCGCTGTCCGTAGCGGTGGTGGTGGCCGTGGCCCTGAGTCTGATGTTGCGGCTGATTTCTCCGGAAGAGGCCTACGGGGCAGTGGAATGGCCGATCATCGTGCTGGTCGCCTGCATGCTGGCCTTTGGCTCGGCCTTCGAGGCCACCGGCGCAGCCAAAGTCCTGACCGGAGCAATGTCGGGAATCCTGGAGCCACTGGGACCCTACGGCCTGCTGGCGGCACTGTTCGCCGTGACTGTCGCACTGACCCAGCCGATGAGCAATCAGGCTGCGGCTCTGGTGATGCTCCCGCTTGCCATCGGTACGGCCAAAACGCTGGGCTACGATCCCAGGCCGTTTATCATCGGTATTACGGTGGCAGCCAGCAACTCGTTTATTACACCGCTGGAACCGTCCTGCATGCTGGTTTACGGTCCGGGACGGTACACCTTCATGGACTTTGTAAAGGTCGGCTCCGGACTCACCGTGGTGACCTTTGTGGTGGCCATGCTGGTCATTCCCCGCGTCTGGCCGTTCTGA
- a CDS encoding MFS transporter, giving the protein MLSRAEAWRTRTFSALRHPHYRRYWYSQLLSLIGSWMQTTAQQYLVLELSGQSSAALGWVTVAQFLPSLLLSLFAGAVIDRVPRRRVLLVTQLTLLSTATVLAVTTHLGIVTLPLVMLLALVAGTANAFDMPARQSMVVDFIPRHDVPNAVALNSLSFNVSRTLGQALFGVVAALGVGLLAAGDSDNVARLALPFYLNVGSFFVVLYVIATLPFPAREPAPHGSMLEDVREGLQYVRHTPAVRNVMLLVGALSLSIVNFNVIIPYYARVVFSAREGTFGLLSAAFGIGAMAGALWQASKPNPLRNLRVGAVILILSAVLLAVTPTALLAAPVLAMCGFGMLSLLVSANSSVQLTIPDHLRGRVMSLYSFVLVGMGPPGALLSSTLISREFILGPRWGLVALAALGLLALAALWTRLPRTFAEPGAAAVKAPAGG; this is encoded by the coding sequence ATGCTTTCGCGTGCCGAGGCGTGGCGTACCCGGACCTTCAGTGCGCTACGTCACCCTCATTACCGCCGGTACTGGTATTCACAACTTCTTTCCCTGATCGGGTCCTGGATGCAGACCACGGCCCAGCAGTACCTGGTGCTTGAACTCTCAGGTCAGAGCAGTGCGGCGCTGGGCTGGGTGACGGTGGCCCAGTTTCTGCCCAGCCTGCTTCTGTCGCTGTTCGCCGGAGCCGTCATCGACCGCGTTCCCCGCCGGCGTGTTCTGCTGGTTACGCAGCTGACGCTGCTCAGTACAGCCACCGTGCTGGCTGTCACCACACATCTTGGGATTGTCACGCTGCCGCTGGTCATGCTGCTGGCACTGGTGGCGGGCACAGCCAACGCCTTTGACATGCCGGCCCGTCAGAGCATGGTGGTGGACTTTATTCCGCGCCACGATGTTCCGAATGCTGTTGCGCTCAACAGCCTGTCATTTAATGTCAGCCGTACGCTGGGGCAGGCACTGTTCGGGGTGGTGGCCGCCCTGGGGGTGGGCCTGCTGGCTGCTGGCGACAGCGACAATGTTGCCCGGCTGGCCCTGCCGTTCTACCTGAATGTCGGGTCCTTTTTCGTGGTGCTGTATGTCATCGCCACGTTGCCCTTCCCGGCACGTGAACCTGCGCCGCACGGCAGCATGCTCGAAGATGTGCGCGAGGGCCTGCAGTATGTCCGTCACACACCTGCTGTACGCAATGTGATGCTGCTGGTGGGCGCCCTGAGCCTGAGTATCGTTAACTTCAACGTCATCATTCCGTACTACGCCCGGGTCGTTTTTTCGGCACGCGAGGGAACTTTTGGGTTGCTGTCGGCCGCTTTTGGCATCGGAGCGATGGCCGGAGCTCTGTGGCAGGCCAGCAAGCCCAACCCTCTGCGCAACCTGCGGGTGGGCGCCGTAATCCTGATCCTGAGTGCGGTGCTGCTGGCTGTCACCCCTACAGCTTTGCTGGCAGCCCCGGTGCTGGCCATGTGTGGCTTCGGCATGCTCAGCCTGCTGGTCAGCGCCAACAGCAGCGTGCAGCTCACTATTCCTGACCATCTGCGTGGACGGGTCATGAGCTTGTATTCCTTTGTGCTGGTTGGAATGGGTCCTCCTGGCGCCCTGCTGTCCAGCACCCTGATCAGCCGCGAATTCATCCTGGGACCACGCTGGGGCCTCGTGGCCCTGGCCGCCCTTGGCCTGCTGGCTTTGGCGGCGCTGTGGACCCGCCTGCCCCGCACGTTCGCGGAGCCGGGGGCTGCGGCCGTGAAGGCACCGGCAGGCGGATAA
- a CDS encoding C40 family peptidase, translated as MPASAFPALRSFLLTCALSAGWAAAQGETSGTSQSTGTPAGAAAVFSPSVPHTVVVQAGDTAYTLARRAGIPVEALLSLNGLSSPDLRVGQVLRVRELLVTHTVQPGETLYGLSRVYGVSVDVLLRLNTLAPDAKIAVGQVLTLPAQAAIAPTVSTAPARPASVAQVAPTPAAGIQAPASASGVASAPSAPLGSGVPGDWRSTAMALLGTPYVLGGSSLSGLDCSGFVLQVFTPLGVKLPRVSADQATAGIPVEVSELQPGDLVFFDTAGSGRVSHVGIYLGEDQFVNANSYKGQVTVDRLLSDRYWAPRYLGARRVIGSVMAQQPSNR; from the coding sequence ATGCCTGCATCTGCTTTTCCCGCATTGCGTTCCTTTCTGCTGACCTGCGCCCTGAGTGCCGGATGGGCCGCCGCCCAAGGCGAAACCAGTGGGACCAGCCAGTCAACTGGTACACCTGCTGGCGCTGCGGCGGTTTTCTCGCCTTCAGTGCCGCATACCGTCGTTGTTCAGGCGGGTGACACCGCCTATACCCTCGCCCGGCGCGCTGGGATCCCGGTGGAAGCGCTGCTGAGCCTCAACGGCCTCAGTTCGCCCGACCTGCGTGTCGGGCAGGTGCTGCGCGTCCGTGAATTGCTGGTCACCCACACGGTGCAACCGGGTGAGACGCTCTACGGTCTCTCACGCGTGTATGGAGTGAGTGTCGATGTTCTGTTACGCCTCAATACCCTGGCGCCTGACGCAAAGATTGCAGTGGGTCAGGTGCTGACGCTCCCAGCACAGGCAGCAATAGCACCAACCGTATCCACAGCCCCGGCGCGGCCCGCCAGTGTCGCTCAGGTGGCACCGACTCCGGCAGCAGGAATTCAAGCTCCAGCATCGGCATCCGGGGTCGCCAGCGCCCCTTCCGCGCCTCTTGGCAGTGGGGTACCCGGTGACTGGCGAAGCACCGCAATGGCGCTTTTGGGTACACCCTACGTGCTGGGCGGCAGCAGTCTTTCTGGGCTGGACTGCAGCGGCTTTGTGCTTCAGGTGTTCACGCCGCTGGGAGTGAAGTTGCCGCGCGTCAGTGCTGATCAGGCCACAGCTGGCATTCCGGTCGAGGTCTCTGAGTTGCAGCCCGGCGATCTGGTCTTTTTCGATACCGCAGGAAGTGGGCGCGTGAGCCACGTAGGCATCTACCTGGGCGAGGATCAGTTTGTCAACGCCAACAGTTACAAGGGTCAGGTCACGGTAGACCGGCTGCTGTCTGACCGGTACTGGGCCCCACGCTATCTGGGAGCGCGCCGGGTTATCGGCAGCGTCATGGCACAGCAGCCCAGCAACCGCTGA
- the murA gene encoding UDP-N-acetylglucosamine 1-carboxyvinyltransferase: MQLTPLHIQGGRELRGEIAVQGSKNAALPIIVASLLSSEKVTLHGIPRLSDVYTILDLVHHIGTQHQWVGPNSLELHTPSIVNTDAPYALVNKMRASFVVLGAILARAGQARVSMPGGCAWGPRPVDQHVKALRALGAEISEEGGNFHARRQGSLNGTFVFELLTVGGTHNAVLAAVLGDGVVTLENASIDTDVVDLIEFLNSLGADIQGAGTNTLVIRGVQQLRGGEYTVIPDRIEAGTFMMLAAATRSQLTVRNVRPDHLRAVSAKLQEMGVDILEAGNSLIVDARQRELRPVNVTTQSYPGFPTDVQPQMSALLATVPGTSVVQDPVYPDRLTHVAELHRMGANITVSGYTQVIQGSALHAAPVKAADLRAGAALFIAGLTCTGETVIDGVQYLNRGYENLAERLCGIGATAQQTELAVAMD; the protein is encoded by the coding sequence ATGCAACTGACCCCACTGCACATTCAAGGAGGCCGCGAACTTCGCGGTGAAATCGCCGTTCAGGGCAGCAAAAATGCAGCCCTGCCCATTATTGTGGCCAGCCTCCTGAGCAGTGAGAAAGTCACCCTGCATGGCATCCCGCGCCTGAGCGACGTCTACACCATTCTTGATCTGGTGCACCACATCGGCACCCAGCACCAGTGGGTCGGGCCCAACAGCCTCGAACTGCATACCCCCAGCATCGTCAACACCGACGCGCCCTATGCCCTGGTCAACAAGATGCGCGCAAGTTTCGTGGTGCTTGGAGCCATTCTGGCGCGGGCCGGCCAGGCACGGGTATCTATGCCTGGAGGCTGTGCGTGGGGCCCACGCCCGGTGGACCAGCATGTCAAGGCGCTGCGCGCCCTGGGCGCTGAGATCAGTGAGGAGGGGGGCAACTTCCACGCCCGCCGCCAAGGCAGCCTCAACGGCACCTTTGTGTTTGAACTTCTGACCGTCGGCGGCACTCACAATGCAGTCCTGGCCGCAGTGCTGGGCGACGGTGTAGTGACGCTGGAAAACGCCAGCATCGATACCGACGTCGTGGACCTGATTGAGTTCCTGAACAGCCTGGGCGCTGACATACAGGGCGCCGGCACCAACACCCTGGTCATCCGTGGAGTGCAGCAGCTGCGCGGCGGCGAATACACCGTGATTCCCGACCGCATCGAAGCCGGGACTTTCATGATGCTGGCAGCTGCGACCCGCAGCCAGCTGACCGTACGCAACGTCCGCCCTGACCACCTGCGCGCCGTGAGTGCCAAGCTTCAGGAAATGGGCGTGGACATTTTGGAAGCTGGCAACAGCCTGATCGTAGACGCGCGGCAGCGCGAGCTGCGTCCGGTGAATGTGACCACCCAGAGCTACCCGGGCTTTCCTACCGACGTACAGCCGCAGATGAGCGCCTTGCTGGCCACTGTGCCGGGGACCAGTGTCGTGCAGGACCCTGTTTACCCAGACCGCCTGACGCATGTGGCCGAACTGCACCGTATGGGCGCCAACATCACCGTCAGTGGCTACACCCAGGTGATCCAGGGCAGTGCCCTGCACGCCGCACCGGTCAAGGCTGCAGATCTGCGTGCTGGTGCTGCGCTGTTCATTGCCGGCCTGACCTGCACCGGTGAAACCGTGATTGACGGCGTGCAGTACCTCAACCGCGGCTATGAGAACCTCGCCGAGCGACTGTGTGGCATCGGAGCCACCGCACAGCAGACAGAACTCGCTGTCGCGATGGACTAA
- the ald gene encoding alanine dehydrogenase, whose amino-acid sequence MHIGLPKEIKVKENRVALTPGGVATLVRRGHSVTVERGAGVGSGIQDTEYEAVGARMGSAAEAWAAEMVVKVKEPIASEYGFLRDDLLLFTYLHLAADRPLTEALMQSGTTGVAYETVQLEDGSLPLLTPMSEVAGRLSVQAGAYHLQKPVGGRGVLLGGVPGVQAGHVVILGGGVVGTNAAKMAMGLGAKVTILDVSHRRLAYLDDVFFGKLTTMMSSEANIRTLLPETDLLIGGVLIPGAKAPHLITRDMLPLMQEGSVIVDVAVDQGGCVETIHATTHDDPTYVIDGVVHYGVANMPGAVPRTSTFALTNATFPYVLMLADQGLNALKTNKALRLGLNTHQGKLTYAGVGEAFEMSVVDAGAALA is encoded by the coding sequence ATGCATATCGGCCTGCCCAAAGAAATCAAAGTGAAGGAAAACCGCGTTGCCCTGACGCCCGGCGGCGTCGCCACCCTGGTTCGCCGGGGACACAGCGTCACTGTGGAGCGTGGCGCGGGCGTCGGAAGCGGGATCCAGGACACCGAATACGAAGCAGTGGGCGCACGCATGGGCAGCGCTGCCGAAGCCTGGGCCGCTGAAATGGTCGTGAAGGTCAAGGAGCCCATCGCCAGCGAGTACGGCTTTCTCAGAGACGATCTGCTGCTGTTTACCTACCTGCACCTGGCTGCCGACCGTCCGCTGACCGAAGCCCTGATGCAAAGCGGCACCACTGGCGTTGCCTATGAAACAGTGCAGCTCGAGGACGGTAGCCTGCCCCTGCTGACCCCCATGAGCGAGGTCGCCGGTCGCCTGAGTGTGCAGGCTGGCGCCTACCACCTGCAGAAACCCGTAGGCGGGCGCGGCGTACTGCTGGGCGGCGTCCCTGGCGTGCAGGCCGGACATGTCGTGATTCTGGGCGGCGGCGTCGTAGGGACCAATGCCGCCAAGATGGCCATGGGCCTGGGCGCCAAGGTCACCATCCTTGACGTGTCCCACCGCCGCCTGGCGTACCTGGATGATGTCTTTTTCGGCAAGCTCACGACCATGATGAGCAGCGAGGCCAACATCCGCACCCTGCTGCCGGAAACAGATCTGCTGATCGGCGGCGTGCTGATTCCCGGCGCCAAGGCCCCGCACCTGATCACCCGTGACATGCTGCCCCTGATGCAGGAAGGCAGCGTCATTGTGGACGTGGCTGTGGATCAGGGTGGCTGCGTGGAAACCATCCATGCCACCACCCATGACGACCCCACCTACGTCATCGACGGTGTGGTGCACTACGGAGTGGCCAATATGCCCGGCGCCGTGCCTCGTACAAGCACCTTCGCCCTGACCAACGCGACCTTCCCCTACGTGCTGATGCTGGCTGACCAGGGCCTGAACGCCCTGAAAACCAATAAGGCACTGCGACTCGGCCTCAACACTCACCAGGGCAAGCTGACCTACGCCGGGGTGGGCGAGGCTTTCGAGATGTCCGTCGTGGACGCAGGCGCTGCACTGGCCTGA
- a CDS encoding Lrp/AsnC family transcriptional regulator — MSQFHLDAIDRQILGILQRDARIANTELADEIGLTPAPTLRRVRRLEEEGIIQSYVALLDQKKVGRELMVMVRVTLDKQTKQGFEEFARKMQQRPEVLECFLCLGDIDYLLKVCVPDLDAYQHFLVNTLAAIPGVRNTASTIVVKQEKYTTSLALD, encoded by the coding sequence ATGTCTCAATTTCATCTGGACGCTATTGACCGGCAGATTCTGGGGATCCTGCAGCGCGATGCCCGTATTGCCAACACCGAACTTGCCGACGAGATCGGGCTGACGCCAGCTCCTACCCTGCGCCGTGTGCGCCGCCTGGAGGAAGAAGGGATCATCCAGAGCTACGTGGCGCTGCTGGACCAGAAGAAGGTGGGCCGTGAGCTGATGGTCATGGTGCGCGTTACGCTCGACAAGCAGACCAAACAGGGTTTTGAGGAGTTTGCCCGCAAGATGCAGCAGCGCCCCGAGGTTCTGGAATGCTTTCTGTGTCTGGGTGATATCGACTATCTGCTCAAGGTGTGCGTCCCCGATCTGGACGCCTACCAGCACTTTCTGGTCAATACCCTTGCGGCCATTCCCGGGGTGCGTAACACCGCCAGCACCATCGTGGTCAAGCAGGAAAAGTACACCACCAGCCTGGCACTGGACTGA
- a CDS encoding peptidylprolyl isomerase has product MNKMVTFPMLALGLSLAACTPRQSAAAPVAAAPAPATTTTTSTAAPAAQAGFQPLAPLSETRRTSFARAEQVIDPSKRYRAVLNTSRGAVTVELNPKAAPVAVNNFVFLALNRFYDGTRFHRVIEGFMAQGGDPLSTDPARREAWGTGGPGYSFMAEHRNGLRFDRAGVLGMARGGSLDSQGSQFFITLAPANFLSGEYTVFGQVVTGQEVLNRLTRNYTSSQPIPGAGADVLNSVQILVAP; this is encoded by the coding sequence ATGAACAAGATGGTCACTTTTCCGATGCTGGCCCTGGGTCTGAGCCTCGCTGCCTGCACGCCGCGCCAGAGTGCGGCGGCACCCGTGGCTGCCGCACCAGCGCCAGCGACCACGACTACGACCTCCACGGCAGCACCAGCAGCGCAGGCCGGCTTTCAACCGCTCGCACCCCTCAGTGAAACCCGGCGCACCTCGTTTGCCCGTGCCGAGCAGGTCATTGACCCCAGTAAGCGCTACCGCGCGGTCCTGAACACCAGCCGCGGCGCTGTCACGGTCGAGCTGAACCCCAAGGCCGCTCCGGTGGCGGTCAACAATTTCGTGTTTCTGGCGCTGAACCGTTTTTACGACGGCACACGCTTTCACCGGGTGATCGAGGGCTTTATGGCGCAGGGCGGCGATCCCCTGAGCACGGACCCGGCCCGGAGAGAGGCCTGGGGGACTGGCGGGCCAGGCTACAGCTTCATGGCCGAGCACCGAAACGGACTGCGCTTCGACCGTGCCGGTGTCCTGGGCATGGCACGCGGGGGCAGCCTCGATTCACAGGGCAGCCAGTTTTTCATCACGCTGGCTCCAGCCAACTTTCTCAGTGGGGAGTACACGGTATTCGGACAGGTCGTGACCGGGCAGGAAGTCCTCAACCGCCTGACGCGCAACTACACTTCGAGCCAGCCGATTCCGGGAGCGGGTGCGGACGTACTCAACAGCGTGCAGATTCTCGTTGCGCCTTAA
- a CDS encoding putative bifunctional diguanylate cyclase/phosphodiesterase, whose product MAFVVVTLSSGRQFLTQQEARQLQRDLDLQAKHDPLTGLVNRGHLVQLLDYAIERADSRYGVAVLFIDLDRFKSVNDIYGHTAGDNLLRNVAQRLQNEVRRNDIVARQGGDEFVVVATGVLHASAVHDLGRRLLQALSRPYTVGTESVTLSASIGVTLCPAESVDASEALRNADIAMYEAKRRGRNSVQFYNQHIEKQTSEIHRIEVQLRGAIERGELRVVYQPLVSLDSRQVRSAEALLRWDSPVLGPVSPAVFIPVAEQRGLIHAIGSWVLDTAMGQLSVWRATGHPDLSVSVNVSPLQFERDDFIAQVRAALDRHHLPGSALTLELTEGSLLTDFDASNIKLRQLRALGIQVALDDFGTGYSSLAYLRTLHVDIVKIDRSFIWAIQDDGLTFVEAIVRIAHHLKLRIVAEGIETLEQCSSLQHLSCDLGQGYLFAKPLAADRFAAFAAQAGCPTVPEAST is encoded by the coding sequence ATGGCCTTTGTCGTGGTGACCCTCTCGTCCGGGCGGCAGTTCCTGACCCAACAGGAAGCCCGGCAACTGCAACGCGACCTTGACCTGCAGGCCAAACATGATCCCCTGACTGGTCTGGTGAACCGGGGCCACCTGGTACAGCTGCTGGACTACGCCATTGAGCGCGCCGACTCCCGGTATGGGGTAGCAGTGCTGTTTATTGATCTCGACCGCTTTAAATCGGTCAATGATATCTACGGCCATACTGCTGGGGACAATCTTTTACGGAATGTGGCTCAGCGGCTTCAGAACGAAGTGAGGCGCAACGATATTGTTGCTCGGCAGGGTGGGGACGAATTCGTTGTGGTAGCAACGGGCGTCCTTCATGCGTCGGCCGTGCATGACCTGGGACGCCGGTTGCTTCAGGCCTTAAGTCGTCCCTATACCGTTGGGACTGAAAGTGTGACACTCTCTGCAAGCATCGGGGTCACCCTGTGTCCAGCAGAAAGCGTCGACGCCAGCGAGGCCCTGAGAAACGCGGATATCGCCATGTATGAGGCAAAGCGTCGGGGCCGCAATAGTGTGCAGTTTTACAACCAGCACATCGAGAAGCAGACTTCCGAGATTCACCGCATTGAAGTTCAGCTGCGCGGGGCCATTGAGCGGGGTGAGCTGAGGGTGGTCTATCAGCCTCTCGTCTCGCTGGACTCCAGACAGGTGCGGTCAGCCGAAGCGCTGCTGCGCTGGGACTCACCGGTCCTGGGTCCTGTGTCTCCAGCAGTATTCATTCCGGTGGCCGAGCAGCGCGGCCTGATTCATGCCATCGGGAGCTGGGTGCTGGACACGGCCATGGGGCAGCTCAGTGTCTGGCGGGCAACCGGACACCCCGACCTCAGCGTTTCCGTCAATGTCTCGCCATTGCAGTTTGAGCGCGATGACTTTATCGCGCAGGTACGGGCAGCGCTGGACCGCCACCACCTTCCGGGCAGTGCGTTGACACTCGAACTGACGGAAGGTTCGCTGCTCACGGATTTTGACGCGTCCAACATCAAGCTCAGACAGCTGCGTGCACTGGGAATCCAGGTCGCGCTGGACGACTTCGGGACCGGCTATTCGAGCCTGGCCTATCTGCGCACCCTGCACGTCGATATCGTGAAAATTGATCGGTCGTTCATCTGGGCCATACAGGACGATGGTCTTACGTTCGTGGAGGCCATTGTGCGCATTGCGCATCATTTGAAGCTGCGGATCGTAGCTGAAGGCATTGAGACGCTGGAGCAGTGCAGCAGCCTGCAGCACCTGTCGTGCGACCTGGGGCAGGGGTACCTGTTTGCCAAGCCCCTGGCGGCCGACAGGTTCGCGGCGTTTGCCGCACAGGCAGGGTGTCCCACGGTGCCTGAAGCCAGCACCTGA